One part of the Truepera radiovictrix DSM 17093 genome encodes these proteins:
- a CDS encoding DNA-directed RNA polymerase subunit beta', translating into MRDFNRVQIKIASPEQIRSWSYGEVTKPETINYRTLKPERDGLFDERIFGPEKDYECACGKYKRQRYEGKTCERCGVEVTKATVRRYRMGHIELATPCTHIWYVKDVPSKIGALLNLSTSQLEQVLYFAKYVVTDPMDALRDGRPLRVGDLLTDDEYRQLRYGHQETYSIPMGEDALVRDGEYVEAGQSLAKGVKSKLTGLAQYRFPRRIIFDYEEAREASLTVPTKAWIEEERYSGGQPLAELTSDWSLQAKAEGVVELLPIGTEGALLNLRNPDDDEVTAAYVLPAGIELVTGDGEYVEAGNELARAAAGTTLRIPRDGEASLVRSRKRGPETELTLLVKWARRDEQAINPTMHVLVSDGARVSEGDKVVGAIDQAQEIYAEADGTVWLAEPASIIVSRAKLYPYSDEPIVVNGDRVVPGDALADGGRVKADISGRVEIDLVRRQVRLIESYDFEAKMGAEAIRELLERIDLHKLEAELVEEMHSPSRHKRAKARKRLEITRAFIRSGNNPAWMILEAVPIMPPALRPMVQVEGGRFATSDLNDLYRRLINRNNRLKKLMAQGAPEMIVRNEKRMLQEAVDALIDNGRRGAAVVHPGSDRPLRSLTDLLGGKQGRFRQNLLGKRVDYSGRSVIVVGPQLKLHQCGVPKRMALELFKPFLFKVLEERGVVSNIKSARKLLERYRDTRDEIWDALEEVIQDRVVLLNRAPTLHRLGIQAFEPVLVEGQAIQLHPLVCEAFNADFDGDQMAIHVPLSVYAQAEARLQMLASHNLLSPAHGNPNVGASRDIILGLFVLTQVHTGSRGVGSRFDSVDEALAAFARGELDLNSAITVAGKETSVGRLKYRFSNVDEALLAVERGEIDMQDVVSVKVKGELLETSPGRLYFARMVEETLSEDGGEVPASLIRYDTAYEKNALRDLVTDSFKLLGIERTAKLLDALKDEGFKLSTTSGITIGIDDVAIPPKKRELIAEAEAKFERVMDAYERGFVTDTERHQQVIRLWNDTTEQVKQAVFDNFRDNMPFNPLFVMAQSGARGNPQQVRQLAGMRGLMAKPSGDTIELPIRANFREGLSVLEYFFSTHGARKGGADTALRTADSGYLTRKLVDVAHEIVVREIDCGTADFLEVPFYAADGRMRTKGQIDMSLYGRYVALDFEIGDFRVAQGEILMPEHITEIYTRLRDNSDVRSIALRSPVVCQTRAGVCQKCYGLDMSLMRPVSLGEAVGVIAAESIGEPGTQLTMRTFHTGGVATGGDITQGLPRVIELVEARKPKLKALISDLDGVVSIAEEEDKVRLTVTSQDGEFSKVYKVDKNARLLVRDGDEVEAGAQLTRGAVNPHDLLESRGPEDVQRYLVDEIQRVYRGQGVSVHDKHIEVIVRQMLKFVEVLEPGDSEFLEGQTVERFDVEEVNDRLLAEGKQPASWKPVLLGITKASLSTKSWLSAASFQHTTHVLTEAAVSGKADDLVGLKENVILGRLIPAGTGLDVIRETRVADERLLSRVKGAPAAREAAPARPASDRSERERRPEA; encoded by the coding sequence ATGCGAGACTTTAACCGGGTTCAGATCAAGATCGCCTCGCCGGAGCAGATCCGCTCGTGGAGCTACGGCGAGGTCACCAAGCCCGAGACGATCAACTACCGCACCTTAAAGCCCGAGCGCGACGGGCTCTTTGACGAGCGCATCTTCGGTCCCGAAAAGGACTACGAGTGCGCCTGCGGCAAGTACAAACGGCAGCGTTACGAGGGCAAGACCTGTGAGCGCTGCGGCGTCGAGGTCACCAAGGCCACCGTGCGCCGCTACCGCATGGGGCACATCGAGCTCGCCACCCCGTGCACCCACATCTGGTACGTCAAGGACGTGCCGAGCAAGATCGGCGCGCTGTTGAACCTCTCGACGAGCCAGCTCGAGCAGGTCCTGTACTTCGCTAAGTACGTCGTCACGGACCCCATGGACGCGCTGCGCGACGGGCGGCCCTTGCGCGTCGGTGACCTGCTCACCGACGACGAGTACCGCCAGCTGCGTTACGGCCACCAGGAGACCTATTCGATCCCGATGGGCGAAGACGCGCTGGTGCGCGACGGCGAGTACGTCGAAGCGGGCCAGAGCCTCGCCAAGGGCGTCAAGTCGAAGCTCACGGGGCTGGCGCAGTACCGCTTTCCGCGCCGCATCATCTTCGACTATGAGGAGGCGCGCGAGGCGAGCTTGACCGTGCCGACAAAAGCGTGGATCGAAGAGGAGCGCTATAGCGGCGGGCAACCGCTCGCCGAGCTGACGAGCGACTGGAGCTTGCAGGCCAAAGCCGAGGGCGTCGTCGAGCTCTTACCCATCGGTACCGAGGGGGCGCTACTCAACCTGCGCAACCCCGACGACGACGAGGTCACGGCCGCCTACGTGCTGCCCGCGGGGATCGAACTCGTCACCGGCGACGGCGAGTACGTCGAGGCGGGGAACGAGTTGGCGCGCGCCGCTGCGGGGACGACGCTGCGCATCCCCCGCGACGGGGAGGCGAGCCTCGTCAGAAGCCGCAAACGCGGTCCTGAAACCGAGCTGACGCTGCTCGTCAAGTGGGCCCGCCGCGACGAGCAGGCGATCAACCCCACCATGCACGTGCTCGTCAGCGACGGCGCGCGCGTCTCCGAGGGCGACAAGGTGGTCGGTGCGATCGACCAAGCGCAGGAGATCTACGCCGAAGCCGACGGCACGGTGTGGCTTGCTGAGCCCGCCAGCATCATCGTGTCGCGGGCGAAGCTCTACCCGTACAGCGACGAACCCATCGTGGTCAACGGCGACCGCGTCGTCCCCGGCGATGCGCTCGCCGACGGCGGGCGCGTCAAGGCCGACATCTCGGGCCGCGTCGAGATCGACCTCGTGCGGCGTCAGGTGCGGCTCATCGAGTCGTACGATTTCGAGGCCAAGATGGGCGCCGAGGCGATCCGCGAGCTTTTGGAGCGCATCGACCTGCACAAGCTCGAGGCCGAGCTCGTCGAGGAGATGCACTCGCCCTCGCGCCACAAACGCGCAAAGGCGCGCAAACGGCTCGAGATCACCCGCGCTTTTATCCGTTCGGGCAACAACCCCGCGTGGATGATCCTCGAGGCGGTGCCCATCATGCCGCCCGCGCTGCGCCCGATGGTGCAGGTCGAGGGGGGCCGCTTCGCCACCTCGGACCTTAACGACCTCTACCGCCGGTTGATCAACCGCAACAACCGCCTGAAAAAACTCATGGCTCAGGGCGCCCCCGAGATGATCGTGCGCAACGAGAAGCGCATGCTGCAAGAGGCGGTCGACGCGCTTATCGACAACGGCCGCCGCGGCGCCGCCGTGGTGCACCCCGGTTCGGATCGCCCGCTGCGGAGCCTCACCGACCTCTTGGGGGGCAAGCAGGGCCGCTTCCGCCAGAACCTCCTGGGTAAACGCGTCGACTACTCCGGCCGCAGCGTGATCGTCGTCGGGCCGCAGCTCAAGCTGCACCAGTGCGGGGTGCCCAAGCGGATGGCGTTGGAGCTCTTTAAGCCCTTTCTCTTTAAGGTCCTAGAGGAGCGCGGGGTGGTCTCGAATATCAAAAGCGCCCGCAAGCTTTTAGAGCGCTACCGCGACACCCGCGACGAGATCTGGGACGCCCTCGAAGAGGTTATCCAGGACCGCGTGGTGCTCCTTAACCGCGCTCCGACGCTGCACCGCCTCGGCATCCAGGCGTTTGAACCGGTGTTGGTCGAGGGGCAGGCGATCCAGCTTCACCCCCTGGTCTGCGAGGCCTTTAACGCCGACTTCGACGGCGACCAGATGGCGATCCACGTGCCCCTATCGGTGTACGCCCAGGCCGAAGCGCGCTTGCAGATGCTCGCGTCGCACAACCTGCTCTCGCCAGCGCACGGCAACCCGAACGTCGGGGCGAGCCGCGACATCATCCTGGGGCTTTTCGTGCTCACGCAGGTGCACACGGGGAGCCGCGGGGTGGGGAGCCGCTTCGACTCCGTCGACGAGGCGCTCGCGGCCTTTGCGCGCGGTGAGCTCGACCTCAACTCGGCGATCACCGTAGCCGGTAAAGAGACCTCGGTCGGCCGCCTCAAGTACCGCTTTAGCAACGTCGACGAGGCGCTTTTGGCCGTCGAGCGGGGCGAGATCGACATGCAAGACGTCGTGAGCGTCAAGGTCAAAGGGGAGCTCTTGGAGACCAGCCCCGGCCGCCTCTACTTCGCCCGCATGGTCGAGGAGACCCTGTCCGAAGACGGCGGCGAGGTGCCCGCTTCGCTCATCCGCTACGACACCGCCTACGAGAAAAACGCCCTGCGCGACCTCGTGACCGACTCGTTTAAACTTCTCGGTATCGAGCGCACCGCCAAGCTGCTCGACGCGCTTAAAGACGAGGGCTTTAAGCTCTCGACCACCTCGGGGATCACCATCGGCATCGACGACGTCGCGATCCCGCCCAAAAAGCGCGAGCTGATCGCCGAAGCCGAGGCGAAGTTCGAGCGGGTGATGGACGCCTACGAGCGCGGTTTTGTCACCGATACCGAACGCCACCAACAGGTGATCCGCCTCTGGAACGACACCACCGAACAGGTCAAGCAGGCGGTGTTCGACAACTTCCGCGACAACATGCCCTTTAACCCGCTTTTCGTGATGGCGCAGTCGGGGGCGCGCGGGAACCCGCAGCAGGTGCGGCAGCTCGCCGGGATGCGCGGGCTCATGGCGAAGCCTTCGGGGGACACCATCGAGCTGCCGATCCGCGCGAACTTCCGCGAGGGGTTGTCGGTCTTGGAGTACTTCTTCTCGACCCACGGGGCCCGCAAAGGGGGCGCCGACACGGCGCTGCGCACCGCCGACTCGGGCTACTTGACCCGCAAGCTGGTCGACGTCGCCCACGAGATCGTGGTGCGCGAGATCGACTGTGGTACGGCCGACTTTTTGGAGGTGCCCTTCTACGCCGCCGACGGCCGGATGCGCACCAAAGGGCAGATCGACATGAGCCTCTACGGCCGCTACGTCGCGCTCGACTTCGAGATCGGCGACTTCCGCGTGGCGCAGGGCGAGATCCTCATGCCCGAGCACATCACCGAGATCTACACCCGCTTGCGCGACAACAGTGACGTGCGCAGCATCGCGCTCCGCTCGCCGGTCGTGTGCCAGACGCGCGCGGGGGTGTGCCAGAAGTGCTACGGTCTCGACATGTCCTTGATGCGCCCCGTCTCCTTGGGCGAAGCGGTCGGGGTGATCGCCGCCGAGTCCATCGGGGAGCCCGGCACGCAGCTCACCATGCGCACCTTCCACACGGGTGGGGTGGCGACAGGGGGCGACATCACCCAGGGTCTGCCGCGCGTCATCGAACTCGTCGAGGCGCGTAAACCCAAGCTCAAAGCGCTCATCTCCGACCTCGACGGCGTTGTGAGCATCGCCGAGGAGGAGGACAAGGTCCGCCTCACGGTGACGAGCCAAGACGGCGAATTTAGCAAGGTCTACAAGGTCGACAAGAACGCCCGCCTCTTGGTTCGCGACGGCGACGAGGTCGAGGCGGGGGCGCAGCTCACCCGCGGCGCGGTAAACCCGCATGACCTGCTGGAGTCGCGCGGCCCCGAGGACGTGCAGCGCTACCTCGTCGACGAGATCCAGCGCGTCTACCGCGGCCAGGGTGTGTCGGTGCACGACAAGCACATCGAGGTGATCGTCCGGCAGATGCTCAAGTTCGTCGAGGTGTTAGAGCCCGGCGACTCGGAGTTTTTGGAGGGGCAGACCGTCGAACGCTTCGACGTCGAGGAGGTCAACGACCGCCTGCTCGCCGAGGGCAAACAGCCGGCGTCGTGGAAACCGGTGCTGCTGGGTATCACCAAAGCGAGCCTGTCGACCAAGTCGTGGCTCTCGGCGGCGTCGTTCCAACACACCACGCACGTGCTCACCGAAGCGGCGGTGTCCGGTAAAGCCGACGACCTGGTTGGCCTTAAGGAGAACGTCATCCTGGGCCGCCTCATCCCGGCCGGTACGGGCCTAGACGTCATCCGCGAGACCCGCGTGGCCGACGAGCGGTTGCTGAGCCGCGTCAAGGGTGCGCCCGCCGCGCGCGAAGCGGCCCCCGCGCGCCCCGCGAGCGACCGCAGCGAGCGCGAGCGGCGCCCGGAGGCTTAG
- a CDS encoding DNA-directed RNA polymerase subunit beta: MREIHKFGSIEEVIELPNLTDIQIKSYNTFLQLGRAPAERENIGLQSAFREVFPIDETERGRQTGLVLDFLEYTLHPPEFSPEECREKDLTYQAGLFAKLQLVHKDTGLIKEDQVFLGDLPLMTEDGSFVINGADRVIVSQIHRSPGAYFTGAPKGTGRTYMASIIPMPKRGPWIELEFDNADVLWMKVNKKKFPFTLLLRVLGFGDAEIRGLFSGNETLIEATFEEDAAMGATVEEALLRLFTVLRPGDPPKVDKAISYLYSLLADPRRYDLGEAGRYKMNSKLGLTYQQSTLMGFEEGRFVDYGLVPTIQYLVKLQAGETEMTSPAGETVAVEEDDIDHLGNRRIRTVGELVADQIRVGLGRMARGVRERMLLGNPDAATPQKLVNNRPIVAALREFFGRSQLSQFKDQVNPLSELRHKRRISALGPGGLTRERAGFDVRDVHRTHYGRICPIETPEGANIGLITSLASYSRVNPLGFIEAPYRRVENGRVTSDVQYMTAHEEDRYVIAQANTPLTDDNRFAEESVLTRRLGDPYYVPPEAVEFMDVSPKQIVSVPTSLIPFLEHDDANRALMGSNMQSQAVPLIKPDAPYVGTGVEERVSRDSGTVVIAQEAGTVTFVDASRIVIENDRQVAREYVLTRFQRSNQNTNLDQRPLVDVGDRVEAGQIIADGPASQNGRLALGQNVLIAIMPFDGYNFEDAIVLSERLVRSDAYTSVHIEKYEKEARDTKLGPEKITRDIPGLSEAALRDLDEDGVVRIGAEVKQGDILVGHTSFKGETEPTPEERLLRSIFGEKAREVKDTSLRVPPGDGGIVLRTVRFRRGDPGVELKPGVQEMVRVYVAQKRRLIEGDKLANRHGNKGVVAKILPPEDMPYLPDGTPVDLVFNPLGVPSRMNLGQILETHLGLAAFKNGVSYVTPVFDSAREEEIKDLLEAVTERELAEEREAGFVPDRREQQVMRRAAKLGIIGRDLSYEEARLALARTGKSVLYDGQTGEAIDAPIVVGVMYVMKLYHMVEDKMHARSTGPYSLITQQPLGGKAQFGGQRLGEMECWALQAHGAAHTLQEMLTIKSDDIDGRNASYEAIVKGNDVLEPTIPESFKVLVKELHSLGLDVQVMDGERPISIFDESGRGR; this comes from the coding sequence ATGCGCGAGATTCACAAGTTCGGCAGTATCGAAGAGGTCATCGAGCTGCCCAACCTCACGGACATTCAGATAAAGTCTTACAACACCTTTTTGCAACTTGGAAGAGCGCCCGCTGAGCGCGAGAACATCGGGTTGCAGAGCGCTTTTCGCGAGGTTTTTCCGATCGACGAGACCGAGCGCGGTCGGCAGACCGGTCTGGTCCTCGACTTTCTCGAGTACACCCTGCACCCGCCCGAGTTTAGCCCCGAGGAGTGCCGCGAAAAGGACCTGACCTACCAGGCGGGGCTTTTCGCCAAGCTGCAGCTCGTCCACAAAGACACCGGTCTTATCAAAGAGGACCAGGTCTTTTTGGGCGACCTGCCGCTTATGACCGAGGACGGCTCGTTCGTGATCAACGGCGCCGACCGGGTGATCGTCTCGCAGATCCACCGCTCGCCCGGCGCGTACTTTACGGGCGCGCCCAAAGGGACCGGGCGCACCTATATGGCGAGCATCATCCCGATGCCCAAACGGGGGCCGTGGATCGAGCTCGAGTTCGACAACGCCGACGTCTTGTGGATGAAGGTGAACAAGAAAAAGTTCCCCTTCACCCTCCTGCTGCGCGTGCTCGGCTTCGGTGACGCCGAGATCCGGGGGCTCTTTAGCGGCAACGAGACCCTTATTGAGGCGACCTTTGAGGAGGACGCGGCGATGGGCGCGACCGTCGAGGAGGCGCTCTTGCGCCTTTTCACCGTGCTCCGCCCCGGCGATCCCCCCAAAGTCGACAAGGCGATCTCCTACCTCTACAGCCTGCTCGCCGACCCGCGGCGTTACGACCTCGGCGAAGCGGGGCGTTACAAGATGAATAGCAAGCTCGGCCTCACCTACCAGCAGAGCACGCTCATGGGGTTTGAAGAGGGGCGGTTCGTCGACTACGGCCTCGTCCCCACGATCCAGTACCTCGTCAAGCTGCAAGCGGGTGAAACCGAGATGACGAGCCCGGCTGGTGAGACCGTTGCGGTCGAAGAGGACGACATCGACCACCTCGGTAACCGCCGCATCCGCACGGTCGGTGAGCTCGTCGCCGATCAGATCCGCGTGGGGCTAGGGCGCATGGCGCGCGGGGTGCGCGAGCGGATGCTCCTCGGCAACCCCGACGCCGCGACGCCGCAAAAGCTCGTCAACAACCGCCCCATCGTCGCGGCGCTGCGCGAGTTTTTCGGCCGCAGCCAGCTCAGCCAGTTTAAAGACCAGGTCAACCCGCTTTCGGAGTTGCGCCACAAGCGGCGCATCTCGGCCCTGGGCCCGGGCGGGCTCACGCGCGAACGCGCCGGCTTCGACGTGCGCGACGTGCACCGCACCCACTACGGGCGCATCTGCCCGATCGAGACGCCCGAGGGCGCCAACATCGGCCTGATCACCTCGCTGGCCTCGTACTCGCGCGTCAACCCGCTGGGCTTTATCGAGGCGCCCTACCGGCGCGTCGAGAACGGCCGCGTCACCAGCGACGTGCAGTACATGACGGCGCACGAAGAGGACCGCTACGTCATCGCGCAGGCGAACACCCCACTCACCGACGACAACCGCTTCGCCGAGGAGAGCGTGCTGACGCGCCGCCTGGGCGACCCCTACTACGTACCGCCCGAAGCGGTCGAGTTCATGGACGTTTCGCCCAAGCAGATCGTCTCGGTGCCGACCTCGCTCATCCCCTTTCTGGAGCACGACGACGCCAACCGCGCGCTCATGGGGTCGAACATGCAGTCGCAAGCGGTGCCGCTCATCAAACCCGACGCGCCTTACGTCGGTACGGGGGTCGAGGAGCGCGTCTCGCGCGACTCGGGAACCGTGGTGATCGCCCAGGAGGCGGGTACGGTGACCTTCGTCGACGCGAGCCGCATCGTGATCGAAAACGACCGCCAGGTGGCGCGGGAGTACGTGCTCACCCGTTTCCAACGCTCGAACCAGAACACCAACTTAGACCAGCGCCCCCTGGTTGACGTCGGCGACCGTGTCGAAGCGGGGCAGATCATCGCCGACGGTCCCGCCTCGCAAAACGGCCGCCTGGCGCTCGGGCAAAACGTGCTGATTGCCATCATGCCCTTTGACGGCTACAACTTCGAGGACGCCATCGTCCTCTCCGAGCGCCTGGTGCGGAGCGACGCCTACACGAGCGTGCACATCGAGAAGTACGAGAAAGAGGCGCGCGACACCAAGTTGGGGCCCGAAAAGATCACCCGTGACATTCCCGGGCTCTCCGAAGCGGCGCTTCGCGACCTCGACGAAGATGGCGTGGTGCGGATCGGGGCGGAGGTCAAGCAGGGCGACATCTTGGTCGGCCACACCTCGTTCAAGGGGGAGACGGAGCCGACGCCCGAAGAGCGCCTTTTGCGCTCCATCTTCGGGGAGAAGGCGCGGGAGGTCAAAGACACCTCGCTGCGCGTGCCGCCCGGCGACGGGGGGATCGTCTTGCGCACCGTCCGCTTCCGCCGCGGCGACCCCGGTGTCGAACTCAAGCCCGGCGTGCAGGAGATGGTGCGCGTCTACGTGGCGCAAAAGCGCCGCCTCATCGAAGGGGACAAGCTCGCCAACCGCCACGGGAACAAGGGCGTGGTCGCCAAGATCCTGCCCCCCGAGGACATGCCCTACCTGCCCGACGGCACCCCCGTCGACCTCGTCTTTAACCCGCTCGGGGTGCCCAGCCGGATGAACTTGGGGCAGATTTTAGAGACGCACCTAGGGCTGGCCGCCTTTAAAAACGGGGTGTCGTACGTCACCCCGGTGTTTGACAGCGCCCGCGAGGAGGAGATCAAAGACCTCTTGGAGGCGGTGACCGAGCGCGAGCTGGCCGAGGAGCGCGAGGCGGGTTTCGTGCCGGACCGGCGCGAGCAGCAGGTGATGCGCCGCGCGGCCAAACTGGGCATCATCGGCCGCGACCTCTCGTACGAAGAGGCCCGTTTGGCGCTCGCACGCACCGGCAAGTCGGTGCTCTACGACGGTCAGACGGGTGAGGCTATTGACGCCCCCATCGTGGTCGGGGTGATGTACGTCATGAAGCTCTACCACATGGTCGAGGACAAGATGCACGCGCGCTCGACCGGCCCCTACTCGCTCATTACCCAGCAGCCCTTGGGCGGGAAGGCGCAGTTTGGTGGTCAGCGCCTCGGGGAGATGGAGTGCTGGGCGCTTCAGGCGCACGGCGCGGCACACACCCTGCAGGAAATGCTCACCATCAAGTCCGACGACATCGACGGGCGCAACGCTTCGTACGAGGCGATCGTTAAGGGCAACGACGTTTTGGAGCCGACCATCCCCGAGTCGTTCAAGGTGCTCGTCAAAGAGCTTCACTCGCTCGGTCTCGACGTGCAGGTGATGGACGGGGAGCGACCCATCAGCATCTTCGACGAGTCCGGACGCGGACGCTAA
- the rplL gene encoding 50S ribosomal protein L7/L12: protein MAFDKEAMIEQLSGLTVLELVDLVEGLKEKWGVEAAAAMPAGMMMPAAGAAAPEAAEEQTEFTVSIKSAGDKKLNVIKEVRAITSLGLKEAKDLVESGGVVKEGVGKEEAEEIKSKLEAAGATVEVK from the coding sequence ATGGCGTTTGATAAAGAGGCGATGATCGAGCAGCTGAGCGGCCTGACGGTGCTTGAGCTCGTGGATCTGGTCGAGGGTCTGAAGGAGAAGTGGGGCGTCGAGGCTGCCGCCGCGATGCCCGCCGGGATGATGATGCCCGCAGCGGGCGCGGCTGCCCCCGAAGCGGCCGAAGAGCAGACCGAGTTCACCGTCAGCATCAAGTCGGCGGGTGACAAGAAGCTCAACGTGATTAAAGAGGTGCGCGCGATCACCTCGCTCGGCCTCAAAGAGGCCAAAGACCTCGTCGAAAGCGGCGGCGTCGTGAAAGAGGGGGTCGGCAAAGAGGAGGCCGAGGAGATCAAGAGCAAGCTCGAAGCAGCGGGCGCGACCGTCGAAGTCAAGTAG
- the rplJ gene encoding 50S ribosomal protein L10, with product MANPRNEASVAELRELLGDVKTFFLVDYQGLSAEQIGALRRKLRDAGGRLLVAKNTLVNVVLKEQGVTGLEDQLKGPTALVLVGDDPVTPAKAVTDFSKDHPNDLPVAKGGLLQGAVIGSDALSKIAKLPARDQLLSELVGVLQAPLQQLVGVLDAAPRNLVSVMTNYSEKLKEEEHGV from the coding sequence ATGGCCAACCCAAGGAATGAGGCGTCGGTTGCCGAGCTGCGCGAGCTGCTCGGCGACGTCAAGACCTTCTTCTTGGTGGACTACCAGGGGCTTTCCGCCGAGCAGATCGGCGCTTTAAGGCGCAAACTGCGCGACGCGGGTGGGCGGCTGCTCGTCGCCAAAAACACCCTCGTCAACGTGGTCCTTAAAGAGCAGGGGGTCACCGGATTAGAGGACCAGCTCAAGGGTCCGACGGCGCTCGTGTTGGTCGGCGACGATCCCGTCACGCCAGCCAAAGCGGTCACCGACTTTTCCAAAGACCACCCGAACGACCTGCCGGTCGCCAAAGGCGGCCTGCTCCAGGGGGCGGTGATCGGGAGCGACGCGCTCTCCAAGATCGCCAAGCTGCCCGCGCGCGACCAGCTCCTTAGTGAGCTCGTCGGGGTTTTGCAGGCGCCCTTGCAGCAACTCGTGGGGGTTCTCGACGCCGCCCCGCGGAACCTGGTGTCTGTCATGACGAACTACTCGGAAAAACTCAAGGAGGAAGAACATGGCGTTTGA
- the rplA gene encoding 50S ribosomal protein L1: MPKHGKRYRSLRERVDPTKRYSSAEAAALVKELATAKFDETVEAHLRLGIDPRKSDQNVRGTVALPHGTGRSVRVLALTQGERVAEAEAAGADYVGGDELIARIQEGWLDFDAVVATPDMMAAVGSKLGRILGPRGLLPNPRSGTVGPNIGELVRALKAGQIEFRNDKTGVVHAPIGKASFEPEKLAENLEAFRRAVEAAKPDAARGVFIRTAYLSSTMGPSIPLEL; encoded by the coding sequence ATGCCTAAGCACGGCAAGCGTTACCGCAGCCTCCGCGAGAGGGTCGACCCCACGAAGCGCTACTCGAGCGCTGAAGCGGCGGCGCTCGTTAAAGAGCTCGCGACCGCTAAGTTCGACGAGACCGTTGAAGCGCACCTGCGCCTCGGCATCGACCCGCGCAAGTCCGACCAGAACGTCCGCGGGACGGTCGCGCTGCCCCACGGCACGGGGCGCAGCGTACGCGTGCTCGCGTTGACGCAAGGGGAGCGGGTCGCCGAGGCCGAAGCGGCCGGGGCCGACTACGTCGGCGGCGACGAGCTCATCGCTCGGATCCAGGAGGGCTGGTTGGACTTCGACGCCGTCGTGGCGACGCCCGATATGATGGCAGCGGTCGGGTCGAAGCTGGGGCGGATCCTCGGCCCGCGGGGGCTCTTACCCAACCCCCGCTCGGGGACGGTCGGGCCCAACATCGGCGAGCTCGTGCGCGCGCTTAAAGCGGGGCAGATCGAGTTCCGCAACGACAAGACGGGGGTGGTGCACGCCCCCATCGGGAAAGCAAGCTTTGAGCCCGAAAAGCTGGCCGAAAACCTCGAGGCCTTCCGCCGGGCGGTCGAAGCGGCCAAACCCGACGCGGCGCGTGGGGTCTTTATCCGCACGGCGTACTTAAGCTCGACGATGGGGCCGAGCATCCCGCTCGAGCTCTAG
- the rplK gene encoding 50S ribosomal protein L11, translating into MAKKVAGIVKLQLPAGQATPAPPVGPALGQYGANIMGFVKEYNAATASQAGAIIPVEITIYADRSFTFITKTPPASYLIRQAAGIAKGSGMPNKQKVGKLSWEQCLELGRTKMKDLNASDEVAAAKIIAGTARSMGVSVEGAPDA; encoded by the coding sequence GTGGCAAAAAAAGTAGCTGGTATCGTCAAACTCCAGCTGCCGGCTGGTCAAGCGACCCCGGCCCCGCCCGTTGGGCCGGCGCTGGGTCAGTACGGCGCGAACATCATGGGGTTTGTCAAGGAGTACAACGCGGCAACGGCGTCGCAAGCGGGCGCGATCATCCCGGTGGAGATCACCATCTACGCCGACCGTTCGTTTACCTTTATCACCAAAACCCCCCCGGCGAGCTACCTGATCCGCCAAGCGGCGGGGATCGCCAAGGGCTCGGGGATGCCGAACAAGCAGAAGGTCGGCAAGCTCTCCTGGGAGCAGTGCCTCGAGCTCGGGCGGACGAAGATGAAAGACCTCAACGCCAGCGACGAGGTCGCCGCCGCGAAGATCATCGCGGGGACGGCGCGTTCGATGGGTGTGTCGGTAGAGGGGGCGCCGGATGCCTAA
- the nusG gene encoding transcription termination/antitermination protein NusG, producing the protein MSIEWYAVHTYVGHEEKVRSNMMQRARSLGIADKIYQVVVPSEETVEHTGGGKKEVVRRKLFPGYVFVQMDLGDNPDEPNEAWEVVRNTPGVTGFVGTATRAVPLTPEEEARMLGITGAKETPKVKVNFSVGNIVQVTSGPFADFTGVVSELNPERGKVKVLVSIFGRETPVELDFSQVIKT; encoded by the coding sequence GTGAGCATCGAATGGTACGCCGTTCACACCTATGTCGGGCACGAGGAGAAGGTGCGTAGCAACATGATGCAGCGCGCCCGCTCCCTCGGGATCGCCGACAAGATCTATCAGGTCGTCGTGCCCTCTGAGGAGACGGTCGAGCATACGGGCGGCGGCAAAAAGGAGGTCGTTCGGCGCAAGCTCTTCCCCGGCTACGTCTTTGTGCAGATGGACCTGGGCGACAACCCCGACGAGCCGAACGAAGCCTGGGAGGTCGTGCGCAACACCCCGGGCGTCACGGGGTTTGTCGGCACGGCGACGCGCGCGGTGCCGCTGACGCCGGAGGAGGAGGCGCGCATGCTCGGGATCACCGGGGCGAAGGAGACGCCCAAGGTCAAGGTCAACTTCAGCGTCGGCAACATTGTGCAGGTGACCTCCGGCCCCTTCGCCGACTTTACCGGGGTGGTCTCGGAGCTGAATCCGGAGCGCGGCAAGGTCAAGGTGCTCGTCTCGATCTTCGGCCGTGAGACCCCCGTCGAGCTCGACTTCTCGCAGGTCATCAAAACCTAA
- the secE gene encoding preprotein translocase subunit SecE: MRGLLRYLRNSRAELGRVTWPTRQEVVQSTQATLIFVLITSLFLLATDTVLGNLINLFL; encoded by the coding sequence GTGCGGGGTTTGCTGCGCTACCTGCGCAACTCGCGCGCAGAGCTCGGCCGCGTCACCTGGCCCACGCGCCAGGAGGTCGTTCAGTCTACCCAAGCGACGCTGATCTTTGTGCTGATCACCTCGCTTTTCCTGCTCGCGACCGATACGGTGCTGGGCAACCTGATCAACCTGTTTTTGTAA